The genomic region CCAGGCGGCGCTGGACCGAGGCGCCGGCCTGTACCTGTACCTCATCGACGACGGCGTCCGGGCGCTCGACGACCCCCGCATCCGCACGCTGCCCCGGCGCGGCGCCAAGCTCTTCGTGTGCGCCTACGGGTGCCAGAAGCGTCGGATCCCGCTGGAGGACTCGCCCGACCTCACCTACTGCGGCCTGGTCGTGCTGACGGACATCATCAACGGGACCGATCGCTTCGTCGCCCTGAATTAGTTTGTCTGGCGGAACCGGCCACCTGTCCGACGACCAGCCCGTCCTCGTCCTCATCTCGATCGATCCGCGCGTCACCCATCGGGCGTTCGAGGCAATGCGCATCGGGGTGGGCGTGGTCTCCGGCGAAAACGCGGTCACCTTCGTCCTCACCGACGGCGCCGTCCACCTGCTCGACGGCGATACCGAGGAGCTGATCGACGGCGACGACATCGCCAAGTTCCGCGACACGCTCAAGCAGCTGGGGATTCCGTTCCACGTCGAAGAGACCGCGATTCCCAAGGACCCCGACTGGAACGCCGAGGGGCATCCCGTCGTCGTGGTCACGCGCGACCGGATCGCCGAGCTCGCCGACCGGGCCCGCCGCTCCATCGTCTTCTGATGGCCGGCGTCCTGCACCTGCTCAAGGGCGACCGCCCCTCGGTGGCGATGGCCACCATCGCCCGCCAGGTCCAGGCCGGCGACGAAGTCACCGTGGCGCTCCTCCACGGCGCCCCCGCCCCGTCGCTGCCCGCGAGCGTCCGGGTTCATCGCGTCCCCGACGACGTCTCCTACGACCAGTTGCTGGAGCTGATCTTCCACGCCGATCAGGTGATCACCTGGTAGACGCGGGCCGAGAGCGCGCCGACCGGGGGTGGCAGGGTCTGTGAGACCCGTTCCCGCCGAGGCCACCGCCCTCGCGCGTCGGGGGGACGGCGCGGAGCGACCACCGGCGCCGACCTCGTGGTCGAACAGACCCTGCCACCCCCGACCATAAGAACTCATCGGTTCCGGTACTCCTCCAGCCACGCCATCTGAATCTTCTCGAGAACGCTCTCGGTGGAGGCTTTGGCATCGTCGCTGAATCCGGGAAGCTCCGTCACCCACCGGTGGAGGTCGGTGAACCGCACCGTGAGGGGATCGGTGTCGGGGAACTTCTCGCTCAGCGCGATCGCGATATCCTCGGTGTCCCGCCACTTCATCATTTGGGGACCTCCACGACCACGTCG from Candidatus Methylomirabilota bacterium harbors:
- a CDS encoding DsrE family protein, which gives rise to MDLARKKFGVLLSTGPDHPNLGTAVGLAQAALDRGAGLYLYLIDDGVRALDDPRIRTLPRRGAKLFVCAYGCQKRRIPLEDSPDLTYCGLVVLTDIINGTDRFVALN
- the iscX gene encoding Fe-S cluster assembly protein IscX, yielding MKWRDTEDIAIALSEKFPDTDPLTVRFTDLHRWVTELPGFSDDAKASTESVLEKIQMAWLEEYRNR